A stretch of the Longimicrobium sp. genome encodes the following:
- the nadB gene encoding L-aspartate oxidase has translation MRADVVVVGSGIAGLFFALKASRYGSVALVTKKSRPESSTNWAQGGIAAAFGADDSPALHREDTLVAGAGLCHPDAVDVLVREGPARVRKLIELGVRFSESAEGGLSLGREGGHSRRRIVRAADLTGREIERGLLAAVASAENITIHENTAAVDLLTATDPGTLGERCCGVLVLDADTGAATPILAKAVMLATGGCGQVYRHTTNPSIATGDGVAMAYRAGAKVANMEFIQFHPTALYPARERTFLISEAVRGEGAVLRRLDGTAFMDAYHPLASLAPRDVVARAIDAEMKATGAPHVLLDCSAIPQAEIRERFPNILRETAERGIDMLREPLPVVPAAHYLCGGVLTDTDGRTSVPGLYAAGETACTGVHGANRLASNSLLEAIVFAHRAAERIGPQLAATRMLEPAPLPQTASGDEDADAARIEAEREEIRGLMWDLVGIVRSDERLGEADARLRAITERVGGWWAASRPTPELVELRNVVQCAHLVVRCALRRKESRGLHFTADYAYRDNEHWLRDTIVVR, from the coding sequence ATGCGCGCGGACGTGGTGGTGGTGGGGAGCGGGATCGCGGGGCTGTTCTTCGCGCTGAAGGCGTCGCGGTATGGCTCCGTCGCCCTCGTCACCAAGAAGAGCCGGCCGGAGTCGTCGACCAACTGGGCGCAGGGCGGGATCGCCGCCGCGTTCGGGGCCGACGACTCGCCGGCGCTGCACCGCGAGGACACGCTGGTCGCCGGTGCCGGGCTCTGCCATCCCGACGCGGTGGACGTGCTGGTGCGCGAGGGGCCGGCGCGCGTGCGCAAGCTGATCGAGCTGGGCGTGCGCTTCAGCGAGTCGGCCGAGGGCGGGCTCTCGCTGGGGCGCGAGGGCGGGCACTCGCGCCGCCGCATCGTGCGCGCGGCCGACCTCACCGGGCGCGAGATCGAGCGCGGGCTGCTCGCCGCGGTCGCGTCCGCCGAAAACATCACCATCCACGAGAACACCGCGGCGGTCGACCTGCTCACCGCGACGGACCCGGGGACGCTGGGCGAGCGCTGCTGCGGCGTGCTGGTGCTGGACGCGGATACGGGCGCGGCCACGCCGATCCTGGCGAAGGCGGTGATGTTGGCGACGGGCGGCTGCGGCCAGGTCTATCGCCACACCACCAACCCGTCGATCGCCACGGGCGACGGGGTGGCGATGGCGTACCGCGCGGGGGCGAAGGTGGCGAACATGGAGTTCATCCAGTTCCACCCCACGGCGCTCTATCCCGCGCGCGAGCGCACCTTCCTGATCAGCGAGGCGGTGCGCGGCGAGGGCGCGGTGTTGCGGCGGCTGGACGGCACCGCCTTCATGGACGCCTACCACCCGCTGGCGTCGCTGGCGCCGCGCGACGTGGTGGCGCGCGCCATCGACGCGGAGATGAAGGCGACCGGCGCGCCGCACGTGCTGCTGGACTGCTCGGCCATCCCCCAGGCCGAGATCCGCGAGCGCTTTCCCAACATCCTGCGCGAGACGGCGGAGCGGGGGATCGACATGCTGCGCGAGCCGCTGCCGGTGGTCCCCGCGGCGCACTACCTGTGCGGCGGCGTGCTGACCGACACCGACGGCCGCACCTCGGTCCCCGGCCTGTACGCCGCGGGCGAGACGGCGTGCACCGGCGTCCACGGCGCCAACCGCCTGGCGTCGAACTCGCTGCTCGAGGCCATCGTCTTCGCGCACCGCGCCGCCGAGCGCATCGGCCCGCAGCTGGCGGCCACGCGGATGCTGGAGCCCGCGCCGCTTCCGCAAACCGCGTCGGGGGATGAAGATGCGGACGCGGCGCGGATCGAGGCGGAGCGCGAGGAGATCCGCGGCTTGATGTGGGACCTGGTGGGGATCGTGCGCTCCGACGAGCGCCTGGGCGAGGCGGATGCGCGGCTGCGTGCGATCACCGAGCGCGTGGGCGGATGGTGGGCCGCGAGCCGCCCCACGCCCGAGCTGGTGGAGCTGCGCAACGTGGTGCAGTGCGCGCACCTGGTGGTCCGCTGCGCGCTGCGCCGCAAGGAGTCCCGCGGCCTCCACTTCACCGCCGACTACGCGTACCGCGACAACGAGCACTGGCTGCGGGACACGATCGTGGTGCGGTAA
- the lpxK gene encoding tetraacyldisaccharide 4'-kinase yields MSLRSFVTRWWAGEAGAAGKALDVALAPAEWAFRGIVAARNRRFDRGVGVESAGVPVISVGNVGVGGAGKTPFAAWLVARLRGWGRTPGIALRGYGGDETVLHRELNPGVPVATAARRVEAARELAAAGCDVVVLDDAFQHRRLKRDLDVVLVAVETWDRAPRLLPRGPWREDVTALARADVIVLTRKSARAARAQEVAAEVSLVAPGKPVAVCHLAADGLVPLHGGDPRPLDSLAGRGVLAVAALALPGPFFDALREAGAEVDEAPYPDHHPFTAADALRIVSRAMGRPIVITRKDAVKLRGLVSPPASVLVLEQAVRIEAGGEVLDAALRRALASKMERGE; encoded by the coding sequence ATGAGCCTCCGCTCCTTCGTCACCCGCTGGTGGGCGGGAGAGGCCGGCGCGGCAGGGAAGGCGCTCGACGTGGCGCTGGCGCCGGCGGAGTGGGCATTTCGCGGGATCGTGGCGGCGCGCAACCGCCGGTTCGACCGCGGCGTCGGGGTGGAGTCGGCCGGCGTGCCGGTGATCAGCGTCGGCAACGTGGGCGTCGGCGGGGCGGGGAAGACGCCGTTCGCGGCGTGGCTCGTCGCACGGCTGCGAGGATGGGGGCGCACGCCCGGCATCGCGCTGCGCGGCTACGGCGGCGACGAAACCGTCCTGCACCGCGAGCTGAACCCCGGTGTACCCGTCGCGACGGCGGCGAGGCGCGTGGAGGCGGCGCGCGAGCTGGCGGCGGCGGGGTGCGACGTCGTCGTGCTCGACGACGCGTTCCAGCACCGGCGGCTGAAGCGCGACCTGGACGTCGTCCTCGTCGCGGTGGAGACGTGGGATCGCGCGCCGCGCCTCCTCCCGCGCGGGCCCTGGCGCGAGGACGTGACGGCGCTTGCGCGCGCGGACGTGATCGTGCTCACCCGCAAGTCCGCCCGCGCCGCGCGCGCGCAGGAGGTCGCCGCCGAGGTGTCGCTCGTCGCGCCGGGGAAGCCGGTCGCCGTCTGCCACCTGGCCGCGGACGGGCTGGTGCCGCTGCACGGCGGCGATCCCCGGCCGCTCGACTCGCTCGCCGGGCGGGGCGTGCTCGCCGTGGCGGCGCTGGCGCTGCCCGGGCCGTTCTTCGACGCGTTGCGCGAGGCCGGCGCGGAGGTCGACGAGGCGCCGTATCCCGATCACCACCCCTTCACGGCGGCCGACGCGCTGCGCATCGTGTCGCGCGCGATGGGGCGGCCGATCGTCATCACCCGCAAGGACGCCGTGAAGTTGCGCGGCCTCGTCTCCCCGCCCGCCAGCGTGCTGGTGCTGGAGCAGGCGGTGCGCATCGAGGCCGGCGGCGAGGTGCTGGACGCGGCGCTGCGGCGGGCGCTGGCGTCGAAGATGGAAAGGGGCGAATGA
- a CDS encoding lysophospholipid acyltransferase family protein has protein sequence MTPDPPTASAKVRPSEQTTELRLHERAIASLGGAALDALMATCRYEREGVENYDRFWRAGKPVIFTLWHGRLLPCTHYHRHNGVVTLISQHRDGEYITRVVRRWGFTAVRGSTTRGGLDALRELIQHVRAGRSLAITPDGPKGPREKMKPGPVLIAQRTGAPIIPVVSGASRASYVGGWDRFMIPHPFARLRISYGEPVFVPRRATEDEIQSIMDDVQRRLGGLMARVDRPWA, from the coding sequence ATGACCCCCGATCCCCCGACCGCGTCCGCCAAGGTCCGCCCGTCGGAGCAGACGACGGAGCTGCGCCTTCACGAGCGCGCCATCGCCAGCCTGGGCGGGGCGGCGCTCGACGCGCTGATGGCGACGTGCCGGTACGAGCGCGAGGGGGTGGAGAACTACGACCGGTTCTGGCGCGCGGGGAAGCCGGTGATCTTCACGCTCTGGCACGGGCGGCTGCTGCCGTGCACGCACTATCACCGGCACAACGGCGTGGTCACGCTCATCAGCCAGCATCGCGACGGCGAGTACATCACCCGCGTGGTGCGGCGCTGGGGGTTCACCGCGGTGCGTGGCTCCACCACGCGCGGCGGGCTGGACGCGCTCCGCGAGCTGATCCAGCACGTGCGCGCCGGCCGCTCGCTGGCCATCACCCCCGACGGACCAAAGGGGCCGCGCGAGAAGATGAAGCCCGGCCCCGTCCTCATCGCCCAGCGCACGGGCGCGCCCATCATCCCCGTGGTCTCCGGCGCCAGCCGCGCGTCGTACGTGGGGGGATGGGACCGCTTCATGATCCCCCATCCCTTCGCCCGTCTCCGCATCTCGTACGGCGAGCCCGTGTTCGTCCCCCGCCGCGCGACGGAGGACGAGATCCAGTCCATCATGGACGACGTGCAGCGGCGCCTGGGCGGGCTGATGGCGCGCGTGGACCGGCCGTGGGCGTGA